TTTTGAATTCTATTCACTTTGCACCTCCTGTGTTTTCTTTCTCCGATTCTTCTTTTTCTCGATATTTTTTAGCATTAAAAGCTTTTATATGCTTATCGATAAAATCCTTTGCAACATAACAATCGATTTCCAGATTTTTGGGTAAAGAGATTTTGAGCTTCTCTGCAATGGCTTTACAAAACTCAATTTGTTTAGTACTCGCAGGTATGAGTTTCTTTTCTTTCTTTGTTTCCGAACTTTTTACATAAGATTGAAAACTCACTCCATTGAGTTTAGAATTGATTTCTTGCATAAATGCAATGTAACTTTCTTTCTTTTCGGTAATGAGGTCTAGCTTTTTTTCCATATCTTTGGTGAAATTTAAGTCGAGTATCCAAGAGTTTGAATCGTTGTGGAAAAAATCAATCACGTTGATTCCTTTAATACTTGGGCTGATTTCTCTTTTTTTGCCATCAATATTGATATATTCTTTATTGAGCAGAATTGGGAGATAACTTGCATAAGTACTGGGTCTTCCGATTCCTTTTTTCTCCAGTACTTCAATAAAATCAGATTCTAAAAATCTTTTGGGAGGGCTTTTGGGAGTCTCTCTTAACTTTAGGGTTTTTAAAGGATAGAGTTCGCCTTCTTTGAGTTTTGAGCTATCGAAGGCTTTTGGTTTTTGCTTTGAATCTCTTTCTTGATGGTCTGAATCTGTATTGTTTAAATCATTCTCGCTTCTTGAAGTATGACTTTTTTTGTTTCCGGCATTAAATTCTTCCAAAAGTTTTAAATAACCCTCATAAATCAGATTATTCATACTCACTTTAAAATCACTCATTTTGATTTTAAAGTGCAAACTGATATTCTCATAGACAGCATTTTTGCTTTGAGAAACTATAGTATTTATGAATATAGTCCTATAAAGAGCGATTGCATTATCTGTTGTTATTTTTTCTTTTTTACACACATCAATCAGGTCTTCAAATTTATGAGGGTGTGTGATTCTGATAGCTTCGTGTGCTTCTGCTTGAGAGTTTTTTCCTGCAGAATATTCTTTGTATTCATAAAAATCGGGATAAATGCCTTGATAAAAGTTTTTATGTTCTTCCAAGTACTCTTTAGAGATAAACTCGCTGTCGGTTCGTATATAAGTAATGAGTCCTGCTTCAAATAATTTTTGTGCTAAGTCTTGGACTTCTTTGGTTGAGATATTCAATTCTTTGGACCCCGCTTTTAAAAGCTTTGAGGTTGTAAAAGGTTTAGGGGGTGCTGATTGGACTTGTTTAATTTCAATGTTTTTTAAGAGGGCAAATTGATTTGAAGTCAAAGAATTGATGAGATTAAGGGCTTCTTCTTTGGTATTGAATCTCCCCTCTATTAATTTGATTTCTTTTGCTTTGTTGTTGTCCTCTATATTGCTTTCTTCCTCTGTCTCTCTATCTCCTTTATCGTCTT
Above is a window of Helicobacter sp. 12S02232-10 DNA encoding:
- a CDS encoding DNA topoisomerase, yielding MKFFYDKILSLIVSREKELETFNKLKPEERISYGVNAEILINENLLTLKYMREGGVNNGDKDDKGDRETEEESNIEDNNKAKEIKLIEGRFNTKEEALNLINSLTSNQFALLKNIEIKQVQSAPPKPFTTSKLLKAGSKELNISTKEVQDLAQKLFEAGLITYIRTDSEFISKEYLEEHKNFYQGIYPDFYEYKEYSAGKNSQAEAHEAIRITHPHKFEDLIDVCKKEKITTDNAIALYRTIFINTIVSQSKNAVYENISLHFKIKMSDFKVSMNNLIYEGYLKLLEEFNAGNKKSHTSRSENDLNNTDSDHQERDSKQKPKAFDSSKLKEGELYPLKTLKLRETPKSPPKRFLESDFIEVLEKKGIGRPSTYASYLPILLNKEYINIDGKKREISPSIKGINVIDFFHNDSNSWILDLNFTKDMEKKLDLITEKKESYIAFMQEINSKLNGVSFQSYVKSSETKKEKKLIPASTKQIEFCKAIAEKLKISLPKNLEIDCYVAKDFIDKHIKAFNAKKYREKEESEKENTGGAK